Proteins from a genomic interval of Williamwhitmania taraxaci:
- a CDS encoding ABC transporter ATP-binding protein, with protein sequence MESSEMYAIKAVDLTKSFGSFVANDKLTFEVKRGEIFGFLGANGAGKTTAIRIMCGLLEPTSGQLEVAGFDAFKQREKIKQSIGYMSQKFSMYEDLTVAENIRLYAGIYGMSRKDIKARTSRLLEQLDMKEYQKTLIADIPLGWRQKLAFSVAIFHQPKIVFLDEPTGGVDPITRRQFWDLIYDASEQGITVLVTTHYMDEAEYCQRVSIMVDGRIAALGTPAELKSEYKSSSMEDVFIRIARPNWNNSH encoded by the coding sequence ATGGAATCATCTGAAATGTATGCGATTAAAGCTGTCGATCTTACAAAGTCGTTTGGTTCGTTTGTTGCGAACGATAAGCTCACCTTTGAAGTTAAAAGGGGAGAGATCTTTGGATTTCTAGGGGCTAATGGTGCCGGAAAGACTACTGCCATCCGAATAATGTGTGGACTTCTGGAACCAACCTCCGGACAGCTGGAGGTTGCCGGTTTCGATGCATTTAAGCAACGTGAAAAGATTAAACAATCTATTGGCTATATGAGTCAAAAGTTTTCTATGTATGAAGACCTTACGGTAGCGGAGAATATACGCCTCTATGCTGGAATTTATGGAATGAGCCGGAAAGATATTAAGGCAAGAACATCACGGCTACTTGAGCAATTAGACATGAAGGAATATCAAAAAACTCTAATTGCTGATATTCCTTTGGGATGGCGACAGAAATTGGCATTTTCGGTGGCAATTTTTCATCAGCCCAAAATTGTTTTTCTCGATGAGCCCACCGGTGGCGTTGATCCCATCACTAGAAGGCAGTTCTGGGACCTGATTTATGACGCATCGGAACAAGGCATTACCGTGCTGGTTACCACGCACTATATGGACGAAGCAGAATACTGCCAGCGCGTAAGCATCATGGTAGATGGTAGAATAGCGGCGCTGGGAACTCCTGCTGAATTAAAATCGGAATATAAATCGTCCTCAATGGAAGATGTTTTCATTCGAATTGCACGTCCCAACTGGAATAATAGCCATTAA